One window of the Chitinophaga niabensis genome contains the following:
- a CDS encoding ribonuclease Z, whose translation MFAVTILGNNSAIPTPDRHPTSQVITYNDQLILVDCGEGTQMQLQRYKIKRGRIRHIFISHLHGDHYFGLIGLINSMSLLGRIEPLSVYGPPELEEILQIQLHVAATTLNFELNFHPLLPGQTGIVLKEKEMEVSFFPTRHRIPCYGFSFSLQRRKRRIIPEQARIYEIPASFYSKLQEGADYERKDGKLVKNDWVTLPPPRAKRYVYCADSIYDEDLVPHMREADIVYHETTYLHDLSQRAADRFHSTTVQAATLAKMAGAHRLLIGHFSSKYTELQPFLDETIPVFPKTELAIEGVTYLI comes from the coding sequence ATGTTCGCGGTAACAATTTTAGGCAATAATTCGGCAATACCTACACCAGACCGGCATCCTACATCGCAGGTGATCACTTATAACGACCAGTTGATCCTTGTGGATTGCGGAGAAGGCACGCAGATGCAGCTTCAGCGTTACAAGATAAAAAGGGGGCGTATCCGGCATATCTTTATCAGTCATCTCCATGGAGATCACTATTTTGGGCTGATAGGCCTGATCAACAGTATGAGCCTGCTGGGGCGGATAGAGCCTTTATCAGTTTACGGTCCGCCGGAGCTGGAGGAGATATTGCAGATCCAGTTACATGTTGCCGCCACTACCCTCAACTTCGAGCTAAACTTCCATCCCCTGCTGCCTGGCCAGACGGGCATTGTATTGAAGGAAAAGGAAATGGAGGTCAGCTTCTTCCCTACCCGGCACCGCATTCCCTGTTATGGTTTTTCCTTTAGCCTTCAGCGCAGGAAACGCAGGATCATACCAGAACAGGCACGCATATATGAAATACCTGCCTCTTTTTATTCCAAACTACAGGAAGGCGCTGATTATGAACGGAAAGATGGAAAGCTGGTCAAAAATGATTGGGTAACCCTTCCTCCTCCCAGGGCCAAACGTTATGTATATTGTGCGGACTCCATATATGATGAGGACCTGGTGCCTCATATGCGGGAGGCCGATATCGTATATCATGAAACCACTTATCTTCATGATCTTTCACAACGGGCGGCAGACAGGTTCCACAGTACTACTGTTCAGGCAGCTACACTGGCTAAGATGGCAGGTGCACACCGTTTGCTGATCGGGCATTTCTCTTCCAAATACACTGAATTACAGCCTTTCCTGGATGAAACCATCCCTGTTTTCCCTAAAACAGAACTGGCCATAGAAGGCGTCACCTATCTTATCTAG
- a CDS encoding helix-turn-helix domain-containing protein: protein MNISTISEFEIHTLEWFAKNQVNAKHHTYEILWVKRGEGFLKMGSEESEITRQTVYCLQPGQLKQLVPAEKLEGYYISMSADFLQLAETTLSFSLLSAQNDLLQIPIDEETETEVEEILSKMRKEFVNYFSFRLEILKGLFKIFLLYTSRKYSYTVIFTKDAELLRRFMQLLKEHFITKKMVTDYAYELNITPSYLNQVVKKISGYTASYHIQQYLVKEAKRLAIHSNRSMKEIAYALGFNDMAHFSKFFKNNSGVNFTNFKKGISVMIQH from the coding sequence ATGAACATATCCACTATCAGCGAATTTGAAATACATACCCTGGAATGGTTCGCAAAAAACCAGGTTAACGCCAAGCACCATACATATGAGATCCTGTGGGTGAAACGGGGAGAAGGTTTCCTGAAAATGGGATCTGAGGAGTCTGAGATCACCCGGCAAACTGTTTACTGTTTACAGCCTGGTCAGTTAAAACAACTGGTCCCGGCCGAAAAACTGGAGGGGTATTACATTTCCATGTCGGCAGATTTCCTGCAGCTGGCGGAAACCACCCTGAGCTTTTCTCTTTTGTCCGCACAAAACGATCTTTTACAAATACCGATAGATGAAGAAACAGAAACTGAGGTGGAAGAGATCCTTAGCAAAATGCGGAAAGAATTCGTCAATTATTTTTCGTTCCGCTTAGAGATCCTGAAGGGTTTGTTCAAGATCTTCCTGCTATATACTTCCCGGAAATATTCCTATACGGTGATCTTTACAAAAGATGCCGAGTTGCTTCGCCGGTTTATGCAGTTACTGAAGGAACATTTCATCACCAAGAAAATGGTTACAGATTATGCTTATGAATTAAACATTACTCCCAGCTATCTCAACCAGGTAGTAAAAAAAATCTCCGGTTATACGGCCAGTTACCATATCCAGCAATACCTGGTAAAGGAAGCAAAAAGACTGGCCATCCATTCCAACCGCAGTATGAAGGAAATTGCCTATGCACTTGGGTTTAATGATATGGCACATTTCAGCAAGTTCTTTAAAAATAATTCCGGTGTTAACTTCACTAATTTCAAGAAAGGCATTTCCGTTATGATCCAGCATTAA
- the dapA gene encoding 4-hydroxy-tetrahydrodipicolinate synthase: MLQQQLRGTGVALVTPFTTNGAIDWTGLERLINHVIGGGVDYVVTLGTTGETPTLSSDEKLDLIKFTFEKVSKRVPVVVGIGDYSTADVVSRLEKCPLDDAAAILSVSPFYSKPTQEGIFQHYKAIAAASPKPIILYNVPARTGRNMTAETTLRLAHEVENIVAMKEASGDMLQCMQIIRDKPKDFLVISGDDGVAFPQLACGMDGVISVAANYFAKDFSAMVKATLDGNIAEGRRLHYKMLEGFDLMFMENNPAGIKAFLSFDKIIENTFRLPIIPVSNDLQTKINTFLKGY; this comes from the coding sequence ATGTTACAGCAACAATTAAGGGGGACTGGTGTTGCACTGGTTACACCCTTTACTACAAACGGAGCGATTGATTGGACAGGCCTGGAGAGGCTGATCAATCATGTGATCGGAGGAGGAGTGGATTATGTGGTTACATTAGGTACCACCGGAGAAACACCCACCCTGTCTTCAGATGAAAAACTGGACCTGATAAAATTTACGTTCGAGAAGGTAAGTAAACGGGTGCCTGTTGTAGTAGGAATTGGTGATTATAGCACCGCGGATGTTGTAAGCCGGCTGGAAAAATGCCCGCTGGACGATGCTGCGGCTATTCTGAGCGTATCTCCTTTTTACAGTAAACCAACACAGGAAGGGATCTTCCAGCACTATAAAGCCATCGCGGCTGCTTCTCCCAAACCCATCATATTGTACAATGTTCCTGCCCGCACCGGCCGTAATATGACCGCAGAAACAACCCTGCGCCTGGCCCATGAGGTAGAAAACATCGTAGCCATGAAAGAAGCTTCCGGCGATATGCTCCAGTGCATGCAGATCATCCGCGATAAACCCAAAGACTTCCTGGTGATCAGCGGAGACGATGGCGTAGCATTTCCACAGCTTGCCTGCGGAATGGACGGCGTTATTTCCGTAGCTGCCAACTACTTCGCCAAAGATTTCTCCGCCATGGTAAAAGCTACCCTGGATGGTAACATAGCAGAAGGCCGCCGCCTCCACTACAAAATGCTGGAAGGCTTTGACCTGATGTTCATGGAAAATAACCCGGCCGGTATCAAAGCATTCCTGTCTTTCGATAAGATAATAGAGAATACTTTCCGCCTGCCCATCATTCCCGTGAGCAACGACCTGCAAACTAAAATAAATACCTTCCTAAAAGGTTACTAA
- a CDS encoding STAS domain-containing protein — MQFKIDTKEKIVLFRLEEPELNANLAAELEKAVFEIPDLEDKNLVLDLHSVQSADEKGLKAIFAVYNRQYERGLSAAVAQLRAPLSAVLSEKYPEMLNIVPTESEAIDMVMMEDLERELDLGE; from the coding sequence ATGCAATTCAAAATTGATACCAAAGAAAAAATAGTGCTTTTCCGGCTGGAAGAACCCGAACTGAATGCTAATTTGGCAGCCGAGCTGGAAAAAGCGGTTTTTGAAATACCTGATCTGGAGGATAAGAATCTGGTGCTGGACCTGCATTCCGTTCAATCTGCTGATGAAAAGGGCCTTAAAGCCATTTTTGCAGTATACAACCGCCAGTACGAGCGTGGGCTTTCAGCTGCCGTTGCTCAGCTTCGCGCTCCCTTATCCGCTGTATTAAGTGAAAAATACCCCGAAATGCTGAATATAGTGCCTACAGAATCTGAAGCCATTGATATGGTGATGATGGAAGACCTGGAGCGGGAACTGGACCTGGGAGAATAG
- a CDS encoding acetyl-CoA carboxylase carboxyltransferase subunit alpha: protein MQFLDFEKPIADLYEQLEKLKENGVKSGVDVSATVSEYEQKINDTKQNIYNNLTSWQKVQLSRHPDRPYTLEYIERMTTNFVEMHGDRNVKDDKAMVGGFADLDGETVMFIGQQKGINTKMRQIRNFGMANPEGYRKALRLMKLAERFNKPIVTLIDTPGAYPGLEAEERGQGEAIARNLFEMVKLRVPVICVIIGEGASGGALGIGIGDRIFMLENSWYTVISPENCSTILWRSWNFKEKAAEELKLTSTYMSQFGLVDGVIPEPIGGAHSNHEEMAAILKAKLKSTLAEVRKIDPDTRIEQRIDKFSNMGFYEER from the coding sequence ATGCAATTTCTGGATTTTGAAAAACCGATTGCGGATCTGTACGAACAACTGGAAAAACTGAAGGAGAACGGCGTTAAGTCGGGCGTGGATGTTTCTGCAACCGTAAGCGAGTACGAACAAAAAATCAACGACACTAAGCAGAATATCTATAATAATCTGACCAGCTGGCAAAAGGTACAACTGAGCCGCCATCCGGACAGGCCATATACCCTTGAGTACATCGAACGCATGACCACCAACTTCGTGGAAATGCACGGTGACAGGAACGTGAAAGATGATAAAGCGATGGTAGGTGGTTTTGCTGATCTGGATGGTGAAACCGTGATGTTCATCGGGCAGCAGAAAGGTATCAATACCAAAATGCGCCAGATCCGTAATTTCGGGATGGCCAATCCGGAAGGTTACCGCAAAGCCCTCCGCCTCATGAAACTGGCGGAAAGGTTCAACAAACCCATCGTTACCCTCATAGACACTCCGGGAGCTTATCCCGGTCTGGAAGCAGAGGAAAGAGGCCAGGGCGAAGCCATTGCCCGTAACCTGTTTGAAATGGTGAAACTGAGAGTGCCCGTTATCTGCGTGATCATTGGGGAAGGTGCTTCCGGTGGCGCATTGGGAATTGGTATCGGCGACCGTATTTTCATGCTGGAAAACAGCTGGTATACCGTGATCTCCCCGGAAAACTGCTCCACTATCCTCTGGCGCAGCTGGAACTTTAAAGAAAAAGCAGCGGAAGAACTGAAACTCACTTCCACCTATATGAGCCAGTTCGGTCTCGTGGATGGTGTGATCCCGGAACCAATTGGCGGCGCACATTCCAATCATGAAGAAATGGCAGCCATCCTTAAAGCAAAGTTAAAGTCTACCCTCGCAGAAGTAAGAAAGATCGATCCGGATACCCGCATCGAACAACGGATAGACAAATTCTCGAATATGGGCTTTTACGAAGAACGCTAA
- a CDS encoding ATP-dependent Clp protease ATP-binding subunit, giving the protein MDQNFSPQVKEIISFSREEALRLGNDFIGTEHLLLGIIREGEGTAVKILQALNVDLYELRKEVELAIKDKTGKNIANINSLPLTRQAEKVIRVTVLEAKALKSPTVETEHLMLSILKNKENVCTQILQQFDVDYDTFKNELGFVKSADPKAEFDDPGEEEFEDERKSYASKAKQTNTKSKTPVLDNFGRDITKLAESGSLDPIVGREQEIERVSQILSRRKKNNPILIGEPGVGKTAIVEGLALRIVQRKVSRVLFDKRVVSLDLAALVAGTKYRGQFEERMKAIMNELEKNRDVILFIDEIHTIVGAGGASGSLDASNIFKPALARGELQCIGASTLDEYRMYIEKDGALDRRFQKVMVDPPSVEETVLILNNIKQRYEEYHNVSYTDDAIDACVKLSDRYMTDRLLPDKAIDVLDEVGARVHLKNINVPQNILDLEKQIEDIKQEKNKVVKSQRFEEAAALRDTEKKLGEDLEKAKAVWEEEVKHKRYPIDEEAIAEVVSMMTGIPVKRMVQAENDKLRRMGEDLKSAVVGQEEAISKVTKAIQRNRVGLKDPKKPIGTFIFLGPTGVGKTELAKSLARYMFDSDDALIRIDMSEYMEKFSVSRLIGAPPGYVGYEEGGQLTEKVRRKPYSVILLDEIEKAHPDIYNILLQVLDDGILTDGLGRKVDFKNTLIIMTSNIGVRQLKDFGAGVGFTTSARTVSEEDNTKAVIEKALKRTFSPEFLNRIDDVIIFNSLSKEHIYTIIDITMKGVLVRLQNLGFSLELTDEAKGFLAEKGYDQQFGARPLHRAIQKYLEDPLAEEILNMNIHNGDILIADLDKENQKLVFSLKNPSKSKSEKSEA; this is encoded by the coding sequence ATGGATCAGAATTTTTCACCGCAAGTAAAGGAGATCATTTCGTTTAGCAGGGAGGAAGCTTTACGTCTGGGAAATGATTTCATCGGTACGGAACACCTGCTATTGGGCATCATTCGTGAAGGTGAGGGGACGGCTGTTAAAATTCTACAAGCTTTGAACGTAGATCTTTACGAACTGCGCAAAGAAGTGGAACTGGCTATTAAAGATAAGACCGGTAAGAACATTGCCAATATCAATAGCCTCCCTTTAACCAGACAAGCAGAGAAAGTGATCCGTGTGACCGTGCTGGAAGCTAAGGCCCTTAAAAGCCCTACAGTTGAGACAGAACATCTCATGCTTTCCATCCTCAAGAATAAAGAAAACGTATGTACTCAAATCCTTCAACAGTTTGACGTGGACTACGATACATTTAAAAACGAATTGGGCTTCGTAAAATCTGCAGATCCTAAAGCAGAGTTCGATGACCCCGGAGAAGAGGAATTTGAAGACGAACGTAAAAGTTATGCCTCTAAAGCGAAGCAAACCAATACCAAGTCTAAAACTCCTGTACTCGACAATTTTGGCCGTGATATCACCAAACTCGCCGAAAGTGGCAGCCTGGATCCTATCGTTGGCCGTGAGCAGGAAATTGAACGCGTTTCGCAGATCCTTTCCCGCCGTAAAAAGAACAATCCCATCCTCATTGGTGAGCCTGGTGTAGGTAAAACAGCTATCGTGGAAGGCCTGGCCCTCCGCATCGTTCAACGCAAGGTTTCCCGCGTGTTGTTTGATAAAAGAGTAGTAAGCCTCGACCTCGCTGCCCTGGTGGCCGGTACAAAATACCGCGGCCAGTTTGAAGAAAGGATGAAAGCCATCATGAACGAACTCGAAAAGAACCGGGATGTGATCCTGTTCATTGACGAGATCCACACCATTGTTGGTGCAGGTGGCGCTTCCGGTTCCCTGGATGCTTCCAACATCTTCAAACCAGCCCTCGCACGTGGCGAACTCCAATGCATCGGAGCATCCACACTGGATGAATACCGTATGTACATTGAGAAAGATGGCGCTTTAGACCGCCGTTTCCAGAAAGTAATGGTAGATCCTCCATCCGTGGAAGAAACTGTACTGATCCTCAATAACATCAAACAACGCTACGAAGAGTATCACAATGTGAGCTACACGGATGATGCTATCGATGCCTGCGTAAAACTGAGCGACCGTTACATGACGGACCGCCTGTTACCAGACAAAGCGATTGATGTATTGGATGAAGTAGGAGCAAGGGTACACTTAAAGAACATCAATGTTCCGCAAAATATCCTCGACCTGGAAAAACAGATCGAAGACATCAAGCAGGAAAAAAATAAAGTAGTGAAGAGCCAGCGCTTCGAAGAAGCCGCAGCCCTGCGCGATACGGAAAAGAAACTCGGCGAAGACCTGGAAAAGGCCAAAGCCGTGTGGGAAGAAGAAGTAAAGCATAAACGCTACCCCATTGATGAAGAAGCCATCGCAGAAGTAGTGAGTATGATGACCGGCATCCCCGTTAAACGGATGGTGCAGGCTGAAAATGATAAACTTCGCCGCATGGGTGAAGATCTGAAGAGCGCTGTAGTTGGACAGGAAGAGGCCATCAGCAAAGTGACCAAAGCCATCCAGCGTAACAGGGTAGGTCTGAAAGATCCTAAGAAACCAATCGGTACCTTCATCTTCCTCGGGCCAACCGGGGTAGGTAAAACGGAGCTGGCAAAATCACTCGCCCGCTATATGTTCGACTCAGATGATGCACTTATCCGCATAGATATGAGTGAATACATGGAGAAATTCTCTGTAAGCAGGCTGATTGGAGCGCCTCCGGGTTATGTGGGTTATGAAGAAGGTGGTCAGCTGACTGAAAAAGTTCGCCGTAAACCTTACTCTGTGATCCTCCTGGATGAGATCGAGAAAGCCCATCCGGATATCTACAACATCCTGCTGCAAGTGCTGGACGATGGTATCCTCACAGATGGTCTCGGCCGTAAGGTTGACTTCAAGAACACCCTCATCATCATGACCTCTAACATTGGTGTACGCCAGTTGAAAGATTTCGGTGCAGGTGTTGGTTTTACCACCAGTGCAAGAACAGTAAGTGAAGAAGATAACACCAAAGCCGTAATAGAAAAGGCTTTGAAACGTACCTTCTCTCCTGAGTTCCTGAACCGTATTGATGATGTGATCATCTTTAACTCTCTCTCCAAAGAGCATATCTACACCATTATAGATATCACTATGAAAGGTGTACTGGTACGTTTGCAGAACCTGGGCTTCAGCCTGGAACTCACAGACGAGGCCAAAGGTTTCCTCGCAGAGAAAGGGTACGATCAGCAGTTTGGAGCACGTCCACTCCACCGCGCTATCCAGAAATACCTGGAAGATCCGTTAGCAGAAGAGATCCTGAATATGAACATTCATAACGGGGATATTCTCATCGCGGACCTCGATAAAGAAAACCAGAAACTGGTCTTTTCTTTAAAGAATCCTTCCAAGAGTAAATCTGAGAAATCAGAAGCATAA